A part of Pararhizobium sp. A13 genomic DNA contains:
- a CDS encoding ATP-binding protein, whose amino-acid sequence MTKMAEAQRGRAAGERLRPKFPGFLNLEKGVIQHARIFKEPAALRLARAEPLLKRSIPILITAFLLVVAISRVNGIMVEHARMEASSRQATVLAAATASAALQENGVALFDKAQRWDVEQRLNAFLPPDMLEPGAFVLTMRNDGRIFASSPDGAVYTGRTLAAVAPEIAAFQYFGERSTVMKTFISGVEHVVALMQVPGGAGTLLVATPLARIEKLWRDEVSLNVTLFAGISAILLVVLYAYYIQAKRARDADQIFAESNLRVETALSRGRCGLWDFDMPNRRLFWSRSMYEMLGMPPQSSVLSFGDAARLMHPDDGSIYKVARTIAKGDARQIDQVFRMRHAEGHYVWMRARAQVIRTASGRVHLIGIAMDVTEQHRLAQRYAEADQRLADAIECTSEAFVLWDKNDRLVMCNTHYQQAYKLPDHVLVPGTERSVVNAAAARPIIERRIADPDRSNHSQTSEVQLADQRWLQINDRRTRDGGLVSVGTDITLLKRHQVRLRESERRLMATIGDLSTSRITLERQKAELSVANANYQAEKERAEAANRAKSEFLANMSHELRTPLNAILGFSEILQNKMFGPLGSEKYDEYSHDIHDSGKHLLNVINDILDMSKIEAGQMKMNRETIDLAPLIEETLRFTTIPAKQKNICVDQQVSSGLTLVADRRAMKQILLNLLSNAVKFTNEGGKVSLRARKVAGAVTLTIADTGIGIPRAALQKIGQPFEQVQSQYAKSKGGSGLGLAISRSLTNLHGGAMRIYSLENIGTIISLRIPDTDARAEVPCSKA is encoded by the coding sequence TTGACGAAGATGGCGGAAGCGCAGCGGGGACGCGCGGCCGGTGAGCGGTTGCGGCCAAAATTTCCAGGTTTCCTGAACCTGGAGAAGGGCGTCATCCAGCACGCACGGATTTTTAAGGAGCCGGCAGCGCTGCGCCTTGCGCGCGCAGAGCCGTTGCTGAAGCGCTCCATCCCGATCCTGATTACTGCCTTTCTGCTCGTCGTTGCGATCTCCCGCGTCAACGGCATCATGGTCGAACATGCGCGCATGGAGGCGAGCTCGCGCCAGGCAACGGTGCTCGCCGCCGCGACGGCAAGTGCAGCCCTTCAGGAAAACGGCGTGGCCCTGTTCGACAAGGCGCAGAGATGGGATGTCGAGCAGCGGCTGAACGCCTTCCTTCCGCCGGATATGCTTGAACCCGGCGCATTCGTTTTGACCATGCGCAATGATGGGCGGATTTTCGCGAGTTCCCCGGACGGCGCCGTCTATACCGGCCGCACACTTGCGGCAGTGGCGCCGGAGATCGCCGCCTTTCAATACTTTGGCGAGCGCTCGACCGTGATGAAGACCTTCATCAGCGGCGTCGAGCATGTCGTGGCGCTGATGCAGGTACCGGGTGGCGCCGGAACATTGCTCGTCGCGACGCCGCTGGCGCGGATCGAAAAGCTGTGGCGGGACGAGGTTTCGCTGAACGTCACGCTGTTTGCCGGTATTTCGGCCATCCTGCTTGTCGTGCTCTATGCCTATTACATCCAGGCCAAGCGCGCCCGCGACGCGGACCAGATTTTTGCGGAATCCAACCTGCGCGTCGAAACGGCGCTTTCGCGCGGCCGCTGCGGCCTTTGGGATTTCGACATGCCCAACCGTCGCCTCTTCTGGTCGCGGTCGATGTATGAAATGCTCGGCATGCCGCCGCAGAGCAGCGTTCTGTCCTTCGGCGACGCCGCCCGGTTGATGCATCCGGATGACGGCAGCATCTACAAGGTCGCCCGCACCATCGCCAAGGGAGATGCCCGGCAGATCGACCAGGTGTTCCGGATGCGCCACGCAGAAGGCCACTATGTCTGGATGAGGGCGCGCGCGCAGGTCATTCGCACTGCATCCGGCCGCGTACACCTGATCGGCATCGCCATGGATGTCACCGAACAGCATCGCCTCGCCCAGCGTTACGCCGAGGCTGACCAGCGGCTGGCCGATGCCATCGAATGCACCTCCGAGGCCTTCGTGCTCTGGGACAAGAACGACCGCCTTGTCATGTGCAACACCCACTATCAGCAGGCTTACAAGCTGCCCGACCATGTCCTGGTGCCCGGCACCGAACGCTCCGTCGTCAACGCAGCAGCAGCCCGACCAATCATCGAGCGGCGGATCGCCGACCCCGACCGGTCCAACCATTCGCAGACATCCGAAGTCCAGCTCGCCGACCAACGTTGGCTGCAGATCAACGACCGGCGTACCCGCGATGGCGGCTTGGTCTCCGTCGGCACCGACATCACGCTGCTCAAACGCCATCAGGTGCGGCTGCGCGAATCCGAGCGCCGTCTCATGGCAACCATCGGCGATCTCTCGACCTCACGCATCACGCTCGAGCGACAGAAAGCGGAATTGTCCGTCGCCAATGCCAATTATCAGGCTGAAAAAGAACGGGCGGAAGCAGCGAACCGGGCGAAATCCGAATTCCTCGCCAACATGTCGCACGAGTTGCGTACGCCGCTGAACGCCATTCTCGGCTTCTCCGAAATCCTGCAGAACAAGATGTTCGGCCCGCTGGGTTCCGAGAAATACGACGAATATTCCCACGACATCCATGATAGCGGCAAACACCTGCTGAACGTCATCAACGATATCCTCGACATGTCGAAGATCGAGGCCGGGCAGATGAAAATGAACCGGGAAACAATCGATCTCGCGCCGCTGATCGAGGAGACGCTGCGCTTCACCACCATTCCGGCGAAACAGAAGAACATCTGCGTCGATCAGCAGGTCTCGTCCGGCCTGACACTGGTCGCCGATCGGCGCGCAATGAAGCAGATATTGCTCAATCTCCTGTCGAACGCCGTCAAGTTCACCAATGAGGGCGGCAAAGTCTCGCTGCGTGCCCGAAAGGTGGCAGGCGCCGTGACGCTGACCATCGCCGACACCGGCATCGGCATTCCGCGGGCGGCGCTCCAGAAGATCGGACAGCCGTTCGAACAGGTGCAGAGCCAGTATGCCAAGAGCAAGGGCGGCTCCGGCCTCGGTCTTGCCATTTCACGGTCGCTGACCAACCTGCATGGCGGGGCGATGAGGATTTATTCGTTGGAAAACATCGGCACGATCATCTCCCTGCGCATCCCCGATACGGATGCGCGCGCCGAGGTTCCGTGCTCTAAGGCTTGA
- the pepN gene encoding aminopeptidase N: protein MRTDTGEIIHLEDYRQTDFVLERVDLTFELDPKETKVEARLIFHRREGVSADAPLILDGDELKMTGLLLDQEEIPAANYEATEDTLTIRNLPATAPFEITVTTELNPEANTKLMGLYRTSNVYCTQCEAEGFRRITYFPDRPDVLAVYTVNIIADKQTAPLLLSNGNYLGGASMGDGRHFAAWFDPHPKPSYLFALVAADLGVVEGTFATMSGREVALKIYVEHGKEPRATYAMDALKRSMKWDEEVFGREYDLDIFMIVAVSDFNMGAMENKGLNVFNDKYVLADPETATDADYANIEAIIAHEYFHNWTGNRITCRDWFQLCLKEGLTVYRDHEFSADQRSRPVKRIAEVRHLKAEQFPEDAGPLAHPVRPTKYREINNFYTTTVYEKGSEVTRMIATVLGADLFKKGMDLYFDRHDGQAVTIEDFVACFADVSERDMTQFSLWYHQAGTPLVTASTAYDATKQTFTLSLEQMVPPTPGQNAKEPMHIPLRLGLLLEDGSEAALSAAIGAEVTGDVLHLVERKQTVTFTGIVSRPVLSLNRDFSTPINLHFEQTPADRAHIARYESDLFARWQALNDLALPNLVAATASAKADEAAKCDKALIEALLAAAADGKLEPAFRAQALALPSEADIAREIGSNNDPDAIHAGRQQIMTAVAAAGRDTFATLVDEMVVDGPFSPDAASAGRRSLRNTALSYLVYAENQPGRAVDAFKSANNMTDLSQALTILAHRFPESAETTEALAAFKSRFADNALVIDKWFTVQATIPGTDALDRVRTLMADPLFNSSNPNRVRALVGTFAFSNPTGFNRADGEGYRFLARQILDIDPRNPQLAARILTSMRSWRSLEDVRAEHARNALREIAAAAKLSADVSDIVERMLKG from the coding sequence ATGCGGACAGATACGGGCGAAATCATTCATCTGGAAGACTATCGGCAGACGGATTTCGTCCTTGAGAGAGTGGATCTCACCTTTGAACTTGACCCAAAGGAAACCAAGGTCGAAGCACGGCTGATCTTCCACCGGCGTGAGGGCGTGAGTGCGGATGCACCGCTCATCCTCGACGGCGACGAGTTGAAGATGACCGGTCTGCTGCTTGATCAAGAAGAGATTCCGGCGGCAAATTATGAGGCAACGGAAGATACGCTGACCATCCGCAACCTGCCCGCGACAGCCCCCTTCGAGATCACCGTGACGACGGAGCTCAACCCGGAAGCCAACACCAAGCTGATGGGTCTCTACCGCACCAGCAATGTCTATTGCACGCAGTGCGAGGCCGAGGGCTTCCGCCGCATCACCTATTTCCCGGACCGGCCGGACGTGCTTGCCGTCTACACGGTCAACATCATTGCGGACAAGCAAACCGCGCCGCTGCTTCTTTCGAACGGCAATTATCTCGGCGGTGCCAGTATGGGCGATGGCCGGCATTTCGCAGCCTGGTTCGATCCGCACCCCAAGCCGAGCTACCTGTTTGCACTGGTTGCCGCTGATCTCGGCGTCGTCGAAGGCACCTTCGCGACCATGTCCGGCCGCGAAGTCGCGCTGAAAATCTATGTCGAGCACGGCAAGGAGCCGCGCGCGACCTATGCCATGGACGCGCTCAAGCGCTCGATGAAGTGGGACGAGGAGGTCTTCGGCCGCGAATACGATCTCGACATCTTCATGATCGTCGCCGTTTCCGACTTCAACATGGGCGCGATGGAGAACAAGGGGCTGAACGTCTTCAACGACAAGTACGTGCTTGCCGATCCCGAGACCGCGACCGATGCCGACTACGCCAATATCGAGGCGATCATCGCGCATGAATATTTCCACAACTGGACCGGCAACCGCATCACCTGCCGCGACTGGTTCCAGCTCTGCCTCAAGGAAGGCCTGACCGTCTATCGCGATCACGAATTTTCGGCCGACCAGCGCTCGCGCCCGGTCAAGCGCATCGCCGAAGTTCGCCACCTGAAGGCCGAACAGTTCCCGGAGGACGCGGGTCCCCTCGCCCATCCCGTTCGCCCCACAAAATATCGGGAAATCAACAATTTCTACACGACGACCGTCTACGAGAAGGGCAGCGAAGTCACGCGAATGATCGCGACGGTGCTCGGAGCGGACCTCTTCAAGAAAGGCATGGATCTCTATTTCGACCGCCACGACGGACAGGCGGTAACGATCGAGGATTTCGTCGCCTGCTTCGCCGATGTCAGCGAGCGTGACATGACGCAGTTCTCGCTCTGGTACCATCAGGCGGGCACGCCGCTCGTCACCGCTTCGACCGCCTACGACGCGACCAAACAAACCTTCACCCTGTCGCTCGAGCAGATGGTGCCGCCGACGCCCGGGCAGAACGCCAAAGAGCCGATGCATATTCCGCTCAGGCTCGGGCTGTTGCTGGAGGACGGCTCTGAGGCTGCCCTTTCCGCAGCCATCGGCGCTGAAGTCACGGGCGACGTCCTCCACCTCGTTGAGCGCAAGCAGACCGTCACATTCACCGGCATCGTCTCGCGTCCTGTCCTGTCGCTCAATCGCGATTTCTCCACGCCGATCAACCTGCATTTCGAGCAGACGCCGGCCGATCGGGCCCATATCGCCAGATACGAAAGTGATCTGTTCGCCCGCTGGCAGGCTTTGAACGACCTCGCCTTGCCGAACCTCGTCGCGGCGACAGCCAGCGCCAAGGCCGACGAGGCCGCAAAATGCGACAAGGCCCTGATCGAGGCACTCCTTGCAGCGGCGGCCGACGGCAAGCTCGAACCGGCCTTCCGCGCGCAGGCTCTGGCCCTGCCCAGCGAAGCCGATATTGCCCGCGAGATCGGCAGCAACAACGACCCGGACGCAATCCATGCGGGGCGCCAGCAGATCATGACAGCCGTCGCGGCGGCCGGGCGGGATACATTTGCGACGCTTGTGGACGAGATGGTGGTCGATGGCCCGTTCAGCCCGGATGCGGCGAGCGCCGGTCGCCGGTCCCTGCGCAATACCGCGCTCTCCTATCTCGTCTATGCCGAGAACCAGCCGGGCCGCGCCGTCGATGCGTTCAAATCCGCCAACAACATGACCGATCTCAGCCAGGCGCTGACGATCCTCGCCCATCGGTTTCCAGAGTCTGCCGAAACGACGGAAGCGCTTGCGGCCTTCAAGTCACGCTTCGCGGACAATGCGCTGGTCATCGACAAGTGGTTTACCGTCCAGGCGACGATCCCCGGGACCGATGCGCTCGACCGCGTCAGGACGCTGATGGCCGATCCGCTGTTCAACAGTTCCAATCCGAACCGGGTCCGGGCTCTCGTCGGCACCTTCGCCTTCTCCAATCCGACCGGCTTCAACCGGGCCGACGGCGAGGGCTACCGTTTCCTCGCTCGTCAGATCCTCGACATCGATCCACGCAATCCGCAGTTGGCCGCGCGCATCCTGACCTCGATGCGCTCGTGGCGGTCGCTGGAGGACGTCCGTGCCGAGCATGCGCGCAACGCGCTTCGCGAAATCGCAGCCGCTGCAAAGCTTTCCGCCGATGTCAGCGACATCGTCGAGCGGATGCTGAAAGGCTAG
- a CDS encoding DMT family transporter translates to MDAEFSHPMKGISLKVLSVLVFVCMATLIKAAGTGIATGQITFYRSAFAMVPILGYLAFKGHLRTAFHTKDIFGHLARGFIGILSMSCGFYGLVHLPLPEAIAIGYAMPLLAVVFAAVFLKETVRVYRWSAVLIGLVGVMIITWPRLTLLRDGGFGSGEALGALSVLLSAALGAVAMVLVRKLVAKERTHTIVLYFSLSASCFSLLTLPFGWEPLPWNSFLLLLAAGFCGGVAQILLTQSYRYADMSTIAPFEYTSIILGLIIGYFLFDEVPTGVMLIGTAIVVGAGIFIIFREHQLGLERKGARKHVTPQG, encoded by the coding sequence ATGGATGCCGAATTTTCTCACCCGATGAAGGGTATTTCCCTCAAGGTCCTGTCCGTACTGGTTTTCGTCTGCATGGCGACGCTGATCAAGGCGGCCGGTACAGGGATCGCCACGGGCCAGATCACCTTTTACCGCTCGGCCTTCGCCATGGTGCCGATCCTCGGTTACCTGGCTTTCAAGGGCCATCTGCGTACCGCCTTTCACACTAAGGATATTTTCGGCCATTTGGCGCGGGGCTTCATCGGCATCCTCTCCATGAGCTGCGGCTTTTATGGCCTGGTGCATCTGCCTCTGCCGGAAGCGATCGCCATCGGCTATGCGATGCCACTGCTCGCTGTCGTCTTCGCGGCAGTCTTTCTCAAGGAAACGGTGCGGGTCTACCGTTGGTCGGCGGTCCTGATCGGCCTTGTCGGCGTGATGATCATCACCTGGCCGCGCCTGACATTGCTGCGCGACGGCGGCTTCGGATCCGGTGAGGCGCTCGGCGCGTTGTCGGTGCTCTTGTCGGCGGCGCTCGGCGCCGTTGCCATGGTGCTGGTGCGAAAACTGGTCGCCAAGGAGCGCACGCACACCATCGTGCTTTATTTCTCCCTCTCGGCCTCCTGCTTCTCGCTGCTCACGCTGCCCTTCGGCTGGGAGCCGCTGCCGTGGAACTCCTTCCTGCTCCTTTTGGCGGCCGGTTTCTGCGGCGGCGTCGCGCAGATCCTGCTGACGCAGAGCTATCGTTACGCTGACATGTCGACGATTGCGCCCTTCGAATATACCTCGATCATCCTCGGCCTGATCATCGGGTATTTCCTCTTCGATGAAGTCCCGACCGGCGTGATGCTGATCGGCACCGCGATTGTGGTGGGTGCCGGCATCTTCATTATCTTCCGGGAACACCAACTGGGTCTTGAGCGCAAGGGTGCGCGAAAACACGTCACGCCGCAGGGATGA
- a CDS encoding MFS transporter codes for MLTSLRSVFSLILSTLLMMIGFGLASYVLPVRSVAEGWSTLIISLIATGYTLGFTLSCIVTPKFVARVGHVRVFAALITLLSIAILMCGLVVDWRAWIFFRAISGFAISGSYLVIESWLNERVTNENRGMLFSVYLITTMVGTIGGQYLVPLGDPTNSSLFILCGVLFSLALLPTALSSSAMPAPPAQANFDVPGLFRRSPVAVVGAFLAGAMAGAWLNLGGVFTQKIGLSTAEGATLLAALLTGSAFSQIPIGRASDRMDRRIVMVACGIFGVVSCLAMVAFVGATPLVLYVVAACVGSVLFPIYALNVAHANDLARPNEYVEVSSGMMITYGIGTISGPLMVGPVMDWFGPPALFVLLAVYFALYAAYAAWRIAQRSQKDGLVAKTDFQANTVPTPGTEAVNAMNQAVRLTELVEDDTAPVTSS; via the coding sequence ATGCTGACCAGCCTCAGATCCGTGTTCAGCCTGATCCTGTCGACGCTCTTGATGATGATCGGCTTCGGCTTGGCGAGCTATGTTCTGCCGGTGCGCTCGGTGGCAGAAGGCTGGTCGACGCTGATCATCTCGCTGATCGCCACCGGCTATACGCTCGGCTTCACCCTCTCCTGCATCGTTACGCCGAAATTCGTCGCGCGCGTCGGCCATGTCCGGGTCTTTGCCGCCCTGATCACGCTGCTCAGCATCGCCATTCTGATGTGCGGCCTGGTCGTCGACTGGCGCGCCTGGATCTTCTTTCGCGCCATCTCCGGCTTTGCCATTTCGGGAAGTTACCTCGTCATCGAGAGCTGGCTGAACGAGCGGGTGACCAACGAAAATCGCGGCATGCTGTTTTCGGTCTATCTGATCACAACCATGGTCGGGACGATCGGCGGGCAATATCTCGTGCCGTTGGGCGATCCGACGAATTCCTCGCTCTTTATTCTCTGCGGCGTCCTGTTTTCGCTCGCGCTTTTGCCGACGGCACTATCCTCATCCGCCATGCCGGCGCCGCCGGCACAGGCCAATTTCGACGTGCCGGGCCTTTTCCGCCGCTCACCGGTCGCGGTCGTCGGCGCCTTCCTTGCCGGTGCCATGGCCGGTGCCTGGCTCAATCTCGGCGGCGTCTTCACCCAGAAAATCGGCCTCTCGACCGCCGAGGGCGCCACGCTTCTGGCAGCCCTGCTGACGGGGAGCGCCTTCTCCCAGATTCCGATCGGGCGAGCGTCCGACAGGATGGATAGGCGCATCGTCATGGTTGCCTGCGGCATCTTCGGCGTCGTGTCGTGCCTCGCCATGGTGGCGTTCGTCGGCGCCACCCCGCTTGTCCTCTACGTCGTCGCGGCCTGCGTCGGTTCGGTGCTGTTTCCGATCTATGCGCTCAACGTCGCCCATGCCAACGACCTTGCCCGACCGAACGAATATGTCGAGGTCTCCTCGGGCATGATGATCACCTATGGTATCGGTACGATTTCAGGCCCGCTGATGGTGGGACCGGTGATGGACTGGTTCGGCCCACCGGCGCTTTTCGTGCTGCTCGCCGTCTATTTTGCGCTCTACGCGGCCTATGCTGCCTGGCGCATCGCCCAGCGCAGCCAAAAGGACGGCCTGGTCGCAAAGACCGATTTCCAGGCAAACACCGTGCCCACTCCGGGCACGGAAGCGGTGAATGCGATGAACCAGGCAGTGCGACTGACCGAACTGGTGGAGGACGATACGGCTCCAGTCACGTCGTCCTGA